The following proteins are co-located in the Malus sylvestris chromosome 13, drMalSylv7.2, whole genome shotgun sequence genome:
- the LOC126596491 gene encoding protein FAR-RED IMPAIRED RESPONSE 1-like gives MNSGKRGINRTLIYDLANQIVLCSCKKFEFEGILCAHALNLYYDLDLSSIPSHYYLKRWSKDAKCGIGFASYGEPAVSNLDSSSLVQYSELSNIAQRIIAKGAKNSQNCSFLKSELLKLEKKMEKHANFGEQDEVNYVKHVTEAEKNLKIQDPKVQKSKGRGKSRMKSALESNQPKKKGPYKRKAFKESNSNAYEMNKPSTRYAQTQGDIGMPCQNQFNMAPENIQPIPLGSTPQLKFSNPSTSNIQPIPLGTTLELKFSNPSTS, from the exons ATGAACTCAGGAAAACGAGGAATTAATAGAACACTTATATATGACCTTGCAAATCAAATAGTTTTGTGCAGTTGCAAAAAGTTTGAGTTTGAGGGGATTCTTTGTGCACATGCTCTAAATTTATATTATGATTTAGACTTATCAAGTATACCATCCCATTATTATTTGAAAAGATGGAGCAAGGATGCTAAATGTGGTATTGGATTTGCTTCTTATGGCGAACCGGCTGTGAGTAATTTGGACTCATCTTCCTTGGTTCAGTACAGTGAGCTATCTAATATAGCACAAAGAATCATAGCAAAAGGTGCAAAAAATAGTCAAAATTGTAGTTTTTTGAAATCTGAGTTGTTAAAGTtggagaaaaaaatggaaaagcatGCCAATTTTGGAGAACAAGATGAAGTAAATTATGTTAAGCATGTGACTGAAGCTGAGAAAAATCTTAAGATCCAAGATCCAAAAGTTCAGAAGTCCAAAGGTCGGGGCAAAAGTAGAATGAAGAGTGCTTTGGAATCTAATCAACCTAAAAAGAAAGGTCCATACAAGAGAAAAG CTTTTAAAGAATCCAATTCAAATGCATATGAGATGAACAAACCATCAACAAGATATGCACAAACTCAG GGTGATATTGGAATGCCATGTCAAAACCAATTCAATATGGCACCC GAAAACATTCAACCAATACCTCTGGGAAGCACTCCTcaactaaaattttcaaatccatcAACATCAAACATTCAACCGATACCTCTGGGAACCACTCTTGAACTGAAATTTTCAAATCCATCAACATCTTAG
- the LOC126596490 gene encoding disease resistance protein At4g27190-like, with product MEILTAIIPKIIDYTIRPVGRQVGYIIFYKSNLEDLRSTLKNFDAVKVRMKHAVDEAERKVNKKVEADVQNWHTEADEITREAEALLNDEGHAKTKCLIICPNLISYHQRSRKSTKLMKKIKLHENKKDFSSVSYNAPVEDISAIASDEYMAFESRISMVKDIIAELKKPDINRIGVYGLGGVGKTTLAKEVYREAMKEKLFDDVVIILNVKEKKDDEQIQKEIAEKFDMDVDESQKMGTRANLLRARIKNRKSTLIILDDILGIIDFEAVGLVGVPTCNLLLTSRDQTVLSEMRTQTFFQLGLLSEEETWSLFEKMAGDVVKDDRIRKIATQLARRCGGLPVSVVAVARASREDGRLEVWKDALRRFKSYDKEGPAEIAKLAIEWSYNRLKGDELRPLFLLCGVIAGGSCSIFLSDLFKYSMGLGLIKNCDTVEDARNSLHALAAKLKNSCLLLDSYDDGTVRMHELVRDAAIWIASDEQMAFSKAYGDEVKEWPIEDLFKKYTTISLKSCKIPRLPDVSWECPELKLLILENDNIGDSQEIPSKYFEGMKELKVLDVTKFCIQSLPPSLQSLKHLHTLCLDQCELVDITLVGQLTNLKILSLIDSKVKELPKEIGKLTRLQLLDLTGCSELILISPDVISSLTRLEDLRMGIKSFKQWEGKGLVDGRRSNASVSELKHLSQLTALDIHVPDANILPTNLFSDKLERYTILIGDCWEYPDIYGTSSNMLKLKLTRRNQFDRGIKLLVKRCEQLYLDGMESVNIISYLFDSEAVKQVKHLHVQNNDEVTYVINSISWSYSPNAFPNLESLSLHDLVSLESVCYGQLIGEPFQKLKSLTLRNLPKLIGFSSKGKQLTIDTETNEIVLEDEVGGAPKLFNIGEVLMPNLTTLIVHRCDSLRFLFSSSMAKCLGQLKHLTISKCQIMEEIVGKNEENTDGMFCKLKHLWLQHLPNLTKFSSGSYIEFPSLELLDLDDCPKLEIFIFDAKSENITINKDRREIDSKENFELFDEKGGFPSLDKLIIHDLPQLETIFHNQLHPDSFRRLRKIDVCRCHSLINIFGPSIMGRLNALDTLKIKQCQSLQVVYDTSSTTQLNGFECPNLNSVHIHSCDSLKNIFPTSVAKGLKQLLWLTIENCGLMKEIVAKEEGSERTHEFGFPKVETLVFHNMPQLRNFYPGLHVSHWPSLNKLGFVKCASVEIFASEFSTYHDKLELGHPTPMKQPFFLIEKGKSFLNLEFLRLDKNTEIWYEHYGPLPAEMLSKLKSLYFATSLPKSYVILENLQNLEMLHVISAPWKELFVHDHQGSSSGEIHEVETLQHVKDLWLIDMSELIHLGKAGGPVFPNLEVLYLNKCGRLENLASALISFRNLTTLDIWGCHRLQYLIPYSVAKNLQQLKKLKVKSCEGMVEIVANNGDDSENEITFSCLQHLELSGLPSLQGFCAGNCIVKVPSLHTLFVEHCQLIELEISPDGLLVIHDQ from the exons ATGGAGATACTCACTGcgattattcctaaaataattGACTACACAATTAGACCAGTTGGACGCCAAGTGGGTTATATCATTTTCTACAAAAGCAACCTTGAAGATCTGAGGAGTACATTGAAGAATTTTGATGCTGTCAAAGTCAGGATGAAGCATGCAGTTGATGAAGCCGaaagaaaagtaaataaaaaagtgGAAGCTGATGTCCAGAACTGGCATACAGAAGCGGATGAGATCACTCGAGAGGCAGAAGCATTATTGAATGACGAAGGGCATGCAAAGACAAAGTGTCTCATTATATGTCCTAATCTGATATCCTATCATCAGCGTAGCAGGAAGTCGACAAAACTGATGAAAAAGATTAAACtccatgaaaataaaaaagacttTTCCAGTGTTTCTTACAATGCTCCCGTAGAAGACATATCTGCCATAGCATCCGATGAGTACATGGCCTTTGAATCAAGGATTTCAATGGTGAAGGATATCATTGCAGAACTGAAAAAACCTGATATCAACAGGATTGGGGTGTACGGATTAGGGGGTGTTGGGAAGACAACACTTGCCAAAGAGGTTTACAGAGAAGCTATGAAAGAGAAGTTATTTGATGACGTTGTTATAATACTAAATGTCAAAGAGAAAAAAGATGATGAACAAATTCAAAAAGAAATTGCTGAAAAGTTTGATATGGACGTTGATGAATCTCAGAAAATGGGAACAAGGGCGAATCTCCTACGGGCCAGGATAAAAAACAGGAAGAGTACTCTTATCATTTTAGATGATATTTTGGGAATAATTGACTTCGAGGCTGTGGGACTCGTCGGCGTGCCGACTTGTAATTTATTGTTGACCTCTAGAGATCAAACAGTTCTTTCTGAGATGCGCACGCAAACGTTTTTCCAACTTGGCCTTTTAAGTGAAGAAGAAACTTGGAGTTTGTTTGAGAAGATGGCAGGTGACGTGGTTAAAGACGACCGTATACGGAAAATAGCAACCCAACTAGCACGAAGATGTGGAGGTTTGCCGGTTTCAGTTGTTGCAGTTGCAAGGGCTTCAAGAGAAGATGGTCGTTTAGAGGTATGGAAAGATGCCTTGAGGCGCTTCAAAAGTTATGACAAGGAAGGACCAGCAGAAATAGCAAAACTTGCTATAGAGTGGAGTTACAATCGGTTGAAGGGTGATGAGCTTAGGCCATTATTCTTGCTATGTGGAGTTATTGCTGGGGGGAGCTGCAGTATTTTTCTCAGTGACTTGTTCAAGTATAGTATGGGTTTGGGTTTGATTAAAAATTGTGATACAGTGGAAGATGCAAGGAATTCATTGCATGCACTGGCTGCAAAACTAAAAAATTCTTGCCTATTGCTGGACAGTTACGATGATGGGACTGTTAGAATGCACGAGCTTGTTCGAGATGCTGCTATCTGGATTGCATCTGATGAGCAAATGGCATTTTCAAAAGCATATGGAGATGAGGTGAAAGAATGGCCCATTGAGGATTTATTTAAAAAGTACACTACAATCTCGTTAAAATCTTGCAAAATCCCCAGACTTCCTGATGTATCTTGGGAATGCCCAGAATTAAAATTGTTGATCTTGGAGAATGATAATATTGGCGACTCCCAGGAAATCCCAAGCAAATATTTTGAAGGGATGAAAGAACTCAAAGTGTTGGATGTAACGAAATTCTGTATTCAGTCACTACCTCCATCTCTTCAATCCCTAAAGCATCTCCACACATTGTGTTTAGATCAGTGCGAGTTGGTAGACATAACTCTTGTTGGACAGCTAACAAACTTGAAAATTCTTAGCCTGATAGACTCCAAGGTTAAAGAGTTGCCCAAAGAAATAGGGAAATTGACTCGTTTACAATTATTGGATTTGACCGGTTGCTCTGAACTTATTCTGATCTCACCTGATGTTATATCAAGCTTGACAAGACTGGAAGACTTGAGGATGGGAATAAAAAGCTTCAAGCAGTGGGAGGGTAAAGGTTTGGTCGATGGCAGACGAAGTAATGCTAGCGTTTCAGAGCTGAAGCACTTGTCTCAACTAACTGCATTAGACATACATGTTCCAGATGCTAACATTCTTCCAACCAACTTGTTCTCCGATAAGTTAGAAAGATACACAATACTTATCGGTGATTGTTGGGAATATCCTGACATCTATGGAACCTCCTCTAACATGCTAAAACTGAAGCTCACCAGGAGAAATCAATTCGACAGAGGTATAAAGTTGCTGGTAAAGAGATGTGAGCAGTTGTACTTGGATGGGATGGAGAGTGTGAATATTATTTCCTATCTATTTGACAGTGAAGCTGTTAAACAAGTGAAGCATCTCCATGTCCAAAACAACGACGAAGTTACATATGTCATTAACTCCATCAGTTGGAGTTATTCTCCTAATGCCTTCCCCAACCTGGAATCATTATCTCTTCACGACCTTGTTAGTTTGGAAAGTGTATGTTATGGGCAACTTATAGGCGAGCCTTTCCAAAAGTTAAAATCTTTGACACTGCGGAATCTACCAAAACTTATTGGTTTCTCTTCCAAAGGCAAGCAATTAACGATTGATACAGAAACCAACGAAATCGTTTTGGAGGATGAAGTTGGTGGAGCCCCGAAACTGTTCAACATTGGTGAG GTTTTGATGCCCAACTTAACAACCTTGATTGTGCATCGATGTGATAGTTTAAGATTCTTGTTTTCGAGTTCCATGGCTAAATGTCTTGGACAACTCAAACATCTCACAATATCCAAATGCCAAATCATGGAAGAGATAGTAGGGAAAAATGAGGAAAATACAGATGGCATGTTTTGTAAGCTAAAACATCTTTGGCTACAACATCTTCCAAACCTCACTAAATTCAGCTCAGGAAGTTACATTGAATTTCCGTCATTGGAGTTGTTGGATCTAGACGATTGTCCTAAATTGGAGATATTCATCTTTGATGCTAAGAGCGAAAATATTACAATCAACAAAGACAGAAGAGAGATTGACTCGAAGGAGAATTTTGAACTCTTTGATGAAAAG GGAGGATTTCCTAGCTTGGACAAATTGATCATCCATGATCTACCTCAGTTGGAGACAATATTCCACAACCAACTTCATCCAGACTCTTTCCGCAGGCTTAGAAAAATAGATGTTTGTAGATGCCACAGTCTGATTAATATCTTTGGGCCAAGTATCATGGGAAGATTGAATGCTCTTGACACCTTAAAAATAAAGCAGTGCCAGTCACTTCAAGTGGTATATGACACATCATCTACcactcagttgaatggttttgagtGCCCAAATCTAAATTCAGTTCACATACACTCATGTGACAGTTTGAAAAATATCTTTCCAACCTCAGTGGCCAAAGGTCTTAAGCAGCTGCTATGGTTGACaattgagaattgtggtttGATGAAGGAAATTGTTGCGAAGGAAGAAGGATCAGAAAGGACGCATGAGTTCGGGTTCCCTAAAGTAGAAACTCTGGTTTTTCATAATATGCCCCAACTTCGGAATTTCTATCCAGGGCTGCATGTTTCTCATTGGCCATCACTCAACAAATTGGGCTTCGTTAAATGTGCTAGTGTGGAGATTTTTGCTTCTGAATTTTCAACATATCACGACAAACTTGAGTTGGGCCACCCAACACCAATGAAACAACCTTTCTTTTTAATTGAGAAG GGTAAGTCATTTCTCAACTTGGAATTCTTGAGGTTGGATAAGAATACGGAGATTTGGTATGAACATTATGGTCCACTCCCGGCAGAGATGTTGAGCAAACTTAAATCACTTTATTTTGCTACTTCACTTCCCAAGTCATATGTTATCCTTGAGAATTTACAGAATCTTGAAATGCTGCATGTGATCTCTGCTCCTTGGAAAGAATTATTTGTCCACGACCACCAAGGAAGTAGTAGCGGGGAAATACATGAGGTTGAGACCCTCCAACATGTAAAggatttgtggcttatcgataTGTCTGAGCTGATACATCTAGGAAAGGCAGGGGGCCCTGTTTTTCCAAACTTGGAAGTTCTATACCTGAACAAATGTGGCAGATTAGAGAATCTAGCTTCAGCTTTAATATCCTTTCGGAATCTAACCACTTTGGACATATGGGGTTGTCACAGACTGCAATACTTAATACCTTATTCTGTGGCCAAGAATTTGCAGCAACTCAAGAAGTTGAAAGTTAAGTCCTGTGAAGGAATGGTAGAAATAGTGGCAAACAACGGAGATGATTCAGAAAATGAGATTACTTTCAGTTGCTTGCAACATCTTGAACTTTCTGGTCTACCAAGTCTGCAAGGATTTTGCGCTGGAAATTGCATTGTCAAAGTCCCATCCTTGCACACTTTGTTTGTCGAGCACTGCCAGCTGATCGAGTTAGAGATTTCTCCTGATGGTTTACTAGTGATCCATGACCAATAA